The Procambarus clarkii isolate CNS0578487 chromosome 7, FALCON_Pclarkii_2.0, whole genome shotgun sequence genome window below encodes:
- the LOC138357748 gene encoding uncharacterized protein: MDRKQLISLTLVTSFASSQRPSPVTTTPVTRHHNSRHPSPQHPSPVTTTPVTTTLSPVTTTPVTRHHNTRHPSPQRPSPVTTTLSPVTTTPVTRHHNAVTRHHIARHPSPQRPSPVTTTLSPVTTTPVTRHHNSRHPSPQRCHPSPQRPSPQRPSPVTTTLSPVTTTPVTRHHNARHPSPQRCHPSPQRPSPVTTTLSPVTTTPVTRHHNTHQLNSLNDH, from the coding sequence ATGGACCGAAAGCAGCTTATCTCCCTCACCCTAGTTACCTCATTCGCCTCATCACAACGCCCGTCACCCGTCACCACAACTCCCGTCACCCGTCACCACAACTCCCGTCacccgtcaccacaacacccgtcacccgtcaccacaacacccgtCACCACAACGCTGTCacccgtcaccacaacacccgtcacccgtcaccacaacacccgtCACCCGTCACCACAACGCCCGTCACCCGTCACCACAACGCTGTCACCCGTCACCACAACTCCCGTCACCCGTCACCACAACGCTGTCACCCGTCACCACATCGCCCGTCATCCGTCACCACAACGCCCGTCACCCGTCACCACAACGCTGTCACCCGTCACCACAACGCCCGTCACCCGTCACCACAACTCCCGTCACCCGTCACCACAACGCTGTCACCCGTCACCACAACGCCCGTCACCACAACGCCCGTCACCCGTCACCACAACGCTGTCACCCGTCACCACAACGCCCGTCACCCGTCACCACAACGCCCGTCACCCGTCACCACAACGCTGTCACCCGTCACCACAACGCCCGTCACCCGTCACCACAACGCTGTCacccgtcaccacaacacccgtcacccgtcaccacaacacccatcaGCTCAACTCACTGAATGATCACTAA